Proteins encoded in a region of the Globicephala melas chromosome 1, mGloMel1.2, whole genome shotgun sequence genome:
- the VWA1 gene encoding von Willebrand factor A domain-containing protein 1 isoform X2: MLPWTVLGLALSLRLARSGAERGPPASAPQGDLLFLLDSSASVSHYEFSRVREFLGRLAALLPLGPGALRASLVHVGSRPHTEFPFGQHSSGSAIQDAIRAAAQRMGDTNTGLALAYAKEQLFAKAAGARPGVPKVLVWVTDGGSSDPVGPPMQELKDLGVTVFVVSTGRGNLLELSAAASAPAEKHLHFVDVDDLHIITQALRGSILDAMWPHQLRASEVTSSGFRLAWPPLLTADSGYYLLELAPSAEPGTARRQQLPGNATGWAWAGLDPDTDYDVALVPESNVRLLRPQHLRRRPGRSASSSRTPGRAACA, from the exons ATGCTGCCCTGGACGGTGCTCGGCCTGGCCCTGAGCCTGCGGCTGGCGCGGAGCGGCGCGGAGCGTG gccCCCCGGCATCTGCCCCCCAGGGGGACCTGCTGTTTCTGTTGGACAGCTCGGCCAGCGTGTCTCATTATGAGTTTTCCCGAGTTCGGGAGTTTTTGGGGCGGCTGGCGGCCCTGCTgcccctgggccctggggccCTGCGTGCCAGCCTGGTGCACGTGGGCAGTCGGCCGCACACCGAGTTCCCCTTCGGCCAGCACAGCTCAGGCTCGGCCATCCAGGACGCCATACGCGCTGCAGCCCAGCGCATGGGTGACACCAACACTGGCCTGGCGCTGGCATATGCCAAGGAGCAGCTGTTTGCCAAGGCGGCGGGGGCCCGGCCGGGGGTGCCCAAGGTGCTGGTGTGGGTGACAGACGGCGGCTCCAGCGACCCCGTGGGGCCCCCCATGCAGGAGCTGAAGGACCTGGGCGTCACCGTCTTCGTCGTCAGCACTGGCCGCGGCAACCTCCTGGAGCTGTCGGCCGCCGCCTCGGCCCCCGCTGAGAAGCATCTGCACTTTGTGGATGTGGATGACCTGCACATCATCACCCAGGCGCTGAGGGGCTCCATTCTTG ACGCGATGTGGCCGCATCAGCTCCGTGCCTCCGAGGTCACGTCCAGCGGCTTCCGTCTGGCCTGGCCGCCCCTACTGACCGCCGACTCGGGCTACTACCTTTTGGAGCTGGCGCCCAGCGCCGAGCCGGGAACGGCGCGCCGCCAGCAGCTGCCAGGGAACGCCACGGGCTGGGCCTGGGCCGGCCTGGACCCTGACACGGACTACGACGTGGCGCTGGTGCCGGAGTCCAACGTGCGGCTCCTGAGGCCACAGCACCTGCGG AGGAGACCGGGCCGGAGCGCATCGTCATCTCGCACGCCAGGCCGCGCAGCCTGCGCGTGA
- the TMEM88B gene encoding transmembrane protein 88B, with protein sequence MSEQERETEEEEGGGASDTAPMLPRRLPDRQASDLMSPGWAGLAAQGLGVLLLPGRALAGLVLHLLLPAAVFLLLLLPAATTVYLGFLCHSRVHPAPRPACRALLSDRGSAALIVSGFLSLPPLLVLASAARSRLARRLRSLLPPPTWSPGPCRHPDGEEQL encoded by the exons ATGAGTGAgcaggagagggagacagaggaggaggagggaggaggcgcTTCAGACACAGCACCCATGCTGCCCCGAAGGCTTCCTGACCGCCAGGCCTCAGACCTGATGTCCCCAGGGTGGGCAGGCCTGGCTGCCCAAGGCCTGGGGGTCCTGCTGCTGCCGGGTCGGGCCCTGGCTGGGCTCGTGCTCCATCTGCTGCTGCCCGCAGCCgtgttcctgctgctgctgctgcccgcAGCCACCACTGTGTACCTGGGATTCCTGTGCCACTCAAGG GTCCACCCGGCGCCCCGCCCTGCGTGCCGCGCGCTGCTGTCCGACCGCGGCTCCGCGGCGCTCATCGTGTCGGGATTCCTCTCGCTGCCTCCGCTGCTGGTGCTCGCCTCGGCCGCCCGCTCCCGCCTGGCCCGACGCCTCCGCTCGCTGCTGCCACCCCCGACCTGGAGTCCCGGACCCTGCCGCCACCCCGACGGGGAGGAGCAGCTCTAA
- the VWA1 gene encoding von Willebrand factor A domain-containing protein 1 isoform X1 has product MLPWTVLGLALSLRLARSGAERGPPASAPQGDLLFLLDSSASVSHYEFSRVREFLGRLAALLPLGPGALRASLVHVGSRPHTEFPFGQHSSGSAIQDAIRAAAQRMGDTNTGLALAYAKEQLFAKAAGARPGVPKVLVWVTDGGSSDPVGPPMQELKDLGVTVFVVSTGRGNLLELSAAASAPAEKHLHFVDVDDLHIITQALRGSILDAMWPHQLRASEVTSSGFRLAWPPLLTADSGYYLLELAPSAEPGTARRQQLPGNATGWAWAGLDPDTDYDVALVPESNVRLLRPQHLRVRTLPEETGPERIVISHARPRSLRVSWAPALGPAAALGYHVQVGPLRGGAAQILEVPAGRNSTTLQGLAPGTAYLVTVTAAFRSGRERALSAKACTPDGERSRAPRPQSPGAGGRAP; this is encoded by the exons ATGCTGCCCTGGACGGTGCTCGGCCTGGCCCTGAGCCTGCGGCTGGCGCGGAGCGGCGCGGAGCGTG gccCCCCGGCATCTGCCCCCCAGGGGGACCTGCTGTTTCTGTTGGACAGCTCGGCCAGCGTGTCTCATTATGAGTTTTCCCGAGTTCGGGAGTTTTTGGGGCGGCTGGCGGCCCTGCTgcccctgggccctggggccCTGCGTGCCAGCCTGGTGCACGTGGGCAGTCGGCCGCACACCGAGTTCCCCTTCGGCCAGCACAGCTCAGGCTCGGCCATCCAGGACGCCATACGCGCTGCAGCCCAGCGCATGGGTGACACCAACACTGGCCTGGCGCTGGCATATGCCAAGGAGCAGCTGTTTGCCAAGGCGGCGGGGGCCCGGCCGGGGGTGCCCAAGGTGCTGGTGTGGGTGACAGACGGCGGCTCCAGCGACCCCGTGGGGCCCCCCATGCAGGAGCTGAAGGACCTGGGCGTCACCGTCTTCGTCGTCAGCACTGGCCGCGGCAACCTCCTGGAGCTGTCGGCCGCCGCCTCGGCCCCCGCTGAGAAGCATCTGCACTTTGTGGATGTGGATGACCTGCACATCATCACCCAGGCGCTGAGGGGCTCCATTCTTG ACGCGATGTGGCCGCATCAGCTCCGTGCCTCCGAGGTCACGTCCAGCGGCTTCCGTCTGGCCTGGCCGCCCCTACTGACCGCCGACTCGGGCTACTACCTTTTGGAGCTGGCGCCCAGCGCCGAGCCGGGAACGGCGCGCCGCCAGCAGCTGCCAGGGAACGCCACGGGCTGGGCCTGGGCCGGCCTGGACCCTGACACGGACTACGACGTGGCGCTGGTGCCGGAGTCCAACGTGCGGCTCCTGAGGCCACAGCACCTGCGGGTGCGCACTCTGCCGG AGGAGACCGGGCCGGAGCGCATCGTCATCTCGCACGCCAGGCCGCGCAGCCTGCGCGTGAGCTGGGCCCCGGCGCTGGGCCCGGCCGCCGCGCTCGGCTACCACGTTCAGGTCGGGCCCCTGCGGGGTGGCGCGGCGCAGATCTTGGAGGTGCCCGCGGGCCGGAACAGCACCACGCTGCAGGGCCTGGCGCCGGGCACCGCCTACCTGGTGACCGTGACGGCGGCCTTCCGCTCCGGCCGCGAGAGGGCGCTGTCGGCCAAGGCCTGCACGCCCGATGGCGAGCGCAGCCGCGCCCCGCGCCCCCAGTCGCCGGGCGCTGGGGGCCGGGCGCCGTGA
- the LOC115866143 gene encoding ATPase family AAA domain-containing protein 3 — MSWLFGIKGPKGEGAGPPLPLPPVQPGAEGGGDRGAGDRTGPKDKWSNFDPTGLERAAKAARELEHSRHAKEALSLAQMQEQTLQLEHQAKLKEYEAAVEQLKGEQVRVQAEERRKTLSEETRQHQARAQYQDKLSRQRYEDQLKQQQLLNEENLRKQEESVQKQEALRRATVEREMELRHKNEMLRVEAEARARAKAERDNADITREQIRLKAAEQRQTILESIRTAGTVFGEGFQAFVTDWDKVTATVAGLTLLAVGIYSAKNATSAIGRYVETRLGKPSLVRETSRITVLELLRHPVQVSRRLLSKPQDALEGIVLSPSLEARVRDIAIATRNTRKNRSVYRNILMYGPPGTGKTLFAKKLALHSGMDYAIMTGGDVAPMGRDGVTAMHKVFDWANTSRRGLLLFVDEADAFLRKRATEKISEDLRATLNAFLHRTGQHSSKFMLVLATNQPEQLDWAINDRIGEMVGFELPRREARERLVRLYFDKYVLKPATEGKQRLKLAQFDYGKKCSEIAQLTEGMSGREISQLAVAWQAMAYASEDGVLTEAMMDARVQDAIQQHKQKMQWLKAEGSRPLLPSSQAE, encoded by the exons ATGTCGTGGCTCTTCGGCATCAAGGGCCCCAAGGGCGAAGGCGCGGGGCCGCCGCTTCCGCTGCCGCCCGTGCAGCCCGGGGCCGAGGGCGGCGGGGACCGCGGCGCGGGGGACCGGACTGGGCCCAAGGACAAATGGAGCAACTTCGACCCGACGGGCCTGGAGCGCGCGGCCAAGGCGGCACGCGAGCTGGAGCACTCAC GACACGCCAAGGAGGCGCTGAGTCTGGCACAGATGCAGGAGCAGACGCTTCAGCTGGAACATCAGGCCAAGCTCAAG GAGTATGAGGCCGCCGTGGAGCAGCTGAAGGGCGAGCAGGTCCGGGTGCAGGCCGAGGAGCGGAGGAAGACCCTGAGTGAGGAGACGCGGCAGCACCAGGCC AGGGCCCAGTACCAGGATAAGCTGTCCCGGCAGCGCTATGAGGACCAGCTGAAGCAGCAG CAACTTCTCAACGAGGAGAACTTACGGAAGCAGGAGGAGTCCGTGCAGAAGCAGGAGGCCCTGCGGCGAG CCACCGTGGAGCGGGAGATGGAGCTTCGGCACAAGAACGAGATGCTGCGGGTGGAGGCCGAGGCGCGTGCCCGGGCCAAGGCTGAGCGCGACAATGCTGACATCACCCGCGAGCAGATCCGCCTGAAGGCTGCTGAGCAGCGCCAGACCATCCTGGAGTCCATCAG GACGGCTGGCACCGTGTTTGGTGAAGGATTCCAGGCCTTTGTGACAgactgggacaaagtgacagcCACG GTGGCTGGGCTGACGCTGCTGGCCGTCGGCATCTATTCCGCCAAGAACGCCACGTCGGCCATAGGGCGCTACGTGGAGACGCGGCTGGGGAAGCCGTCCCTGGTGCGGGAGACCTCTCGAATCACGGTGCTGGAGCTGCTGAGGCACCCTGTGCAG GTCAGCAGGCGGCTCCTCAGTAAGCCTCAGGACGCATTGGAGGGCATCGTCCTCAGC CCCAGCCTGGAGGCTCGTGTGCGGGACATCGCCATTGCCACGAGGAACACCAGGAAGAACAGGAGTGTGTACCGGAACATCCTGATGTATGGGCCACCTGGGACGGGCAAGACACTGTTTGCCAAG AAACTCGCGCTGCACTCAGGCATGGACTACGCCATCATGACGGGTGGGGATGTGGCCCCCATGGGGCGGGACGGCGTGACCGCCATGCACAAGGTCTTTGACTGGGCCAACACCAGCCGGCGAGG CCTCCTGCTCTTCGTGGACGAAGCAGATGCCTTTCTCAGGAAGCGAGCGACT GAGAAGATCAGCGAGGACCTCAGGGCCACCCTGAACGCGTTCCTGCACCGGACAGGCCAGCACAGCAGCAA GTTCATGCTGGTCCTGGCCACCAACCAGCCCGAGCAGCTGGACTGGGCCATCAACGACCGCATCGGCGAGATGGTCGGCTTCGAGCTACCGCGGCGAGAGGCGCGGGAGCGCCTGGTGAGGCTGTATTTTGACAAGTATGTTCTTAAACCAGCCACAGAAGGAAAGCA GCGCTTGAAGCTGGCCCAGTTTGACTACGGGAAGAAGTGCTCAGAGATCGCACAGCTGACAGAGGGCATGTCGGGCCGGGAGATCTCCCAGCTTGCTGTGGCGTGGCAG